One segment of Solanum lycopersicum chromosome 1, SLM_r2.1 DNA contains the following:
- the LOC101260864 gene encoding uncharacterized protein At5g19025-like yields MHHHFLSSFITMAPSSSLTKPLKKTSNSNPNSNPTNSPNCPSSHHNFCNHSPSATLDLLIFILVLFSGAFLIISYFSYIFNSISLLFPYPPSFLLNTLLNYLEEVDVWTHYIFYIFFVVVFVVVVLCFEICCGFGFRSRKCGKNGCKGLRRAMEFDLQLQGEECLRSGCETKAVREINQLPWKGGSENNPDYECLRAELRKMAPPNGRAVLLFRSKCGCPVAKLEGWGAKRGRRHKKTLAINGKADHR; encoded by the exons ATGCACCATCACTTCCTTTCTTCCTTCATCACCATGGCTCCTTCTTCTTCCCTCACCAAACCCCTAAAAAAAACCTCAAACTCAAACCCTAATTCAAACCCCACAAATTCCCCAAATTGCCCTTCTTCACACCACAACTTCTGTAATCACTCTCCTTCAGCTACCCTTGATCTTCTAATATTCATTCTTGTACTTTTCTCTGGTGCTTTCCTCATCATTTCCTACTTCTCATACATCTTTAAttcaatttctcttcttttcccaTACCCACCATCATTTTTACTCAACACCCTTTTGAACTATCTAGAAGAAGTGGACGTTTGGACCCACTACATCTTTTACATATTCTTCGTTGTTGTTTTCGTTGTCGTCGTGCTTTGCTTTGAGATCTGTTGTGGGTTTGGGTTTAGATCAAGGAAATGTGGCAAAAATGGATGTAAAGGGTTGAGAAGGGCTATGGAATTTGACTTGCAATTGCAGGGTGAAGAGTGTTTGAGATCTGGGTGTGAGACAAAAGCTGTTAGAGAGATCAATCAGTTGCCTTGGAAAGGTGGGAGTGAGAATAATCCAGATTATGAATGTCTTCGTGCTGAGTTGAGAAAAATGGCACCACCCAATGGACGTGCTGTATTGTTGTTTAGGTCTAAATGTGGCTGTCCTGTTGCTAAACTTGAAGGTTGGGGTGCTAAACGAGGGCGTCGGCACAAGAA GACTCTGGCAATTAATGGTAAGGCGGATCATCGCTGA